Proteins found in one Oligoflexus sp. genomic segment:
- a CDS encoding cellulase family glycosylhydrolase: MTRHWKRLTEAIVMTLLTACSAEPRTAGLMGAWGGKESGFVQVKNRQFELDGRPFYFHGTNLYEIGLLSGVSEQEVDQTLRHVAERGLKVIRIWGFNNGGWNGAVATQWSPGNFNYDGVRRMDFALAKAAEYGLKVIFVLVNYEPEYGGMQWWVDQILGSGRDRELFYSDGQVKEAYKQYAKFWIHHQNSFNGRTYRDDPTIMAWELANEPHTRDNYERDRGLKVGSLAHDWLWEMSEFLNREAPKQLLASGEEGYRSEGWSDRYHWINNGLKGSDYVSNLYIPWLDFATLHAYPDQWDIPYNDRRWILDQFIADRHRLAHDAGKPLIIEELGFRRYYGDRNLLMREVFQHANGLGIPGTMVWRIQSASIDDWSYEFDFDDPGAQAVWEQAHHQNSRKN, translated from the coding sequence ATGACACGACACTGGAAAAGACTGACGGAAGCGATCGTGATGACACTGCTGACCGCGTGCAGCGCCGAGCCGCGTACCGCAGGTCTCATGGGTGCATGGGGCGGGAAGGAGTCCGGCTTCGTTCAGGTTAAAAATAGGCAATTCGAGCTGGATGGACGACCGTTTTATTTTCATGGCACCAATCTTTATGAAATCGGACTCCTCAGCGGCGTTTCCGAGCAGGAGGTGGATCAGACCCTGCGGCATGTCGCCGAACGCGGGCTGAAGGTCATCCGCATCTGGGGCTTTAATAACGGCGGCTGGAACGGGGCCGTGGCCACGCAATGGAGTCCTGGAAACTTCAATTATGATGGCGTTCGGCGCATGGACTTCGCCCTGGCCAAGGCCGCGGAATATGGCCTGAAGGTCATCTTCGTTCTTGTGAACTATGAGCCGGAATACGGCGGCATGCAGTGGTGGGTGGATCAGATCCTAGGCTCGGGCAGGGATCGCGAACTTTTTTATTCCGATGGCCAGGTGAAGGAAGCCTATAAGCAGTACGCGAAATTTTGGATCCATCATCAGAACAGCTTCAACGGCCGCACCTATCGCGACGACCCCACGATCATGGCCTGGGAGCTGGCGAACGAGCCGCACACCCGCGATAACTATGAAAGGGATCGCGGCCTGAAAGTGGGCAGCCTCGCCCATGATTGGCTGTGGGAAATGTCGGAGTTTTTAAACCGCGAAGCTCCGAAGCAGCTACTGGCCAGTGGCGAGGAAGGCTATCGCTCGGAAGGCTGGAGTGATCGCTACCATTGGATCAATAATGGACTCAAGGGTTCGGATTATGTGAGTAACCTCTATATCCCCTGGCTTGATTTCGCCACGCTGCACGCCTATCCCGATCAGTGGGACATTCCCTATAACGACAGACGCTGGATCCTGGATCAATTCATCGCCGATCGGCATCGGCTGGCTCATGATGCTGGAAAACCTTTGATTATCGAAGAACTCGGCTTCCGCCGCTACTATGGGGATCGCAATCTGCTCATGCGCGAAGTCTTTCAGCATGCGAACGGGCTGGGCATTCCGGGCACCATGGTCTGGCGCATTCAGTCCGCGTCGATTGATGACTGGAGCTATGAATTTGACTTTGATGATCCTGGAGCCCAGGCCGTATGGGAACAGGCTCATCATCAGAACTCACGAAAGAATTGA
- a CDS encoding carbohydrate porin yields the protein MKSSYAPDGHGYILGFLLLFAFLFPQTGSAQELKNWWKFGLNLGLNEAGVSCKPINQPQKSGLWISGAGGSCQGAWSELYSQYHLRSPSSEGGSWVRLDFDLQLTLNGERSAGTDAMKIGNRNLFLEVGQFLPRETLFWIGRRSYRWEGFWLIGMTIANNEGPGLGIYNFDVGNGIRASAAAFYTVSYSGGPIQSALDFRLEEIPLLDGKLGFISNLTQSGARDAGTGTQSYAPMTGFKFAMMHKAWKPSASHQFAAMIGRGLFGVMDSPDFDQGPLADSLGPWRNNQLFSASAPPELRDAVQDSRLLRIGEQFSWYPQGRDFSLDAAIGWQRADFGGWRYTVDDQIYERPPMQAVAAAIRPMYQIRSTLELETLLGYVAVTDGFGYRHREGDGDLQETIRPVDQSLVNLYLALNLKPLARWQQKFGLYTGYSFWNDAMRRDVSNGLYPGRNSGFYLGLSSYWEI from the coding sequence TTGAAATCTTCATACGCCCCTGACGGACATGGATACATCCTGGGTTTTCTTCTGCTCTTCGCTTTTCTTTTCCCCCAAACAGGAAGCGCGCAGGAGCTGAAGAACTGGTGGAAATTTGGTCTGAACCTGGGTTTGAATGAGGCCGGTGTCAGCTGCAAGCCGATCAACCAGCCGCAGAAATCCGGGCTTTGGATCAGTGGCGCAGGTGGCTCCTGTCAAGGCGCCTGGTCGGAGCTTTACAGTCAGTACCACCTGCGCAGCCCCAGCAGTGAAGGGGGATCCTGGGTTCGTTTGGATTTTGACCTGCAGCTGACCCTGAATGGCGAACGCAGCGCCGGGACGGATGCGATGAAGATCGGCAACCGCAACCTTTTTTTGGAAGTGGGTCAGTTCCTGCCGCGCGAGACTCTTTTTTGGATCGGTCGGCGCTCGTATCGCTGGGAGGGTTTCTGGCTGATCGGGATGACGATTGCGAACAATGAAGGGCCTGGGCTCGGCATCTATAACTTCGATGTGGGCAATGGGATACGCGCGTCGGCGGCCGCATTCTATACGGTTTCCTATTCCGGGGGACCGATTCAAAGCGCGCTGGATTTTCGCCTGGAGGAAATTCCGCTTTTGGATGGCAAACTCGGCTTCATTTCCAACCTCACGCAAAGTGGAGCGCGGGATGCCGGCACCGGAACGCAAAGTTACGCGCCCATGACCGGATTTAAATTCGCAATGATGCATAAGGCCTGGAAGCCGTCCGCCTCGCATCAATTCGCTGCGATGATAGGCCGGGGGCTTTTTGGAGTCATGGATAGCCCTGATTTTGATCAGGGCCCGCTCGCCGATTCGCTGGGGCCCTGGCGCAACAATCAGCTTTTTTCAGCCTCGGCGCCTCCGGAACTCAGAGACGCTGTTCAGGACTCGCGTCTTCTCAGAATCGGCGAACAGTTCAGTTGGTATCCTCAAGGTCGGGACTTCAGTCTGGATGCGGCCATCGGTTGGCAGCGTGCGGACTTTGGTGGCTGGCGTTATACCGTGGATGATCAGATCTATGAAAGACCGCCGATGCAGGCCGTCGCCGCTGCGATTCGCCCGATGTATCAGATCCGTTCCACTCTGGAATTGGAAACGCTCCTCGGTTATGTGGCCGTGACGGATGGCTTTGGCTATCGGCATCGGGAAGGTGACGGCGATCTGCAGGAGACCATTCGTCCGGTCGATCAATCACTCGTCAATCTTTATCTGGCGCTGAATCTAAAGCCTTTGGCGCGCTGGCAGCAGAAGTTCGGACTTTATACCGGCTATTCCTTTTGGAACGATGCCATGCGGCGTGATGTGAGCAACGGGCTTTATCCCGGACGCAACAGCGGTTTTTATCTGGGCCTTTCGAGTTACTGGGAAATCTGA
- a CDS encoding carbohydrate porin: protein MKIFLRLLLGWTLLVSMGPLAAQVQEDGKLHGRMTINLGLGPGGSLGPCLRTHGDQDLQIARDDCAETEGVLAWSKYFIRGGTQQIWARAFIDLTIKAPMERGWVDTTQGTSGLILGNRNFFAEVGNFWGGKEVVWVGNRSYDYEDLWILDLRILDQHGPGLGLSNLDLGLGYLGTAFFRVNSKNGGPSQDTIDIRWDRVPLFGGTLKVALLQTRTLSTDSKTGAKKFAPMTGTQLALIHKIEDEDSENKFFVQAGRGLFGGNDLVPFDQGRGAEFNNTGEERDPAWLDSTLHSEEREAIKRSQAFRVGDQYLLYPEFVPFSLQAALLYEKVEFGGLHYVDEGLIYDRPPMETRAWMLRPIWDITARQSLALSHGAVLMENGLGYRRRLPDGTVSESRKPVDRSLRRSEIAYIVRPLGWGGGTETKFYAAFNEWNPEIRRDVTRGPLQNKTQGWTGGVTMSLWW from the coding sequence ATGAAAATTTTCCTGCGACTCCTTCTTGGATGGACGTTACTCGTTTCGATGGGGCCCCTCGCTGCGCAGGTGCAGGAGGATGGCAAACTGCATGGACGCATGACGATTAACTTGGGACTGGGACCGGGTGGAAGCCTGGGCCCCTGCCTCCGTACCCACGGTGATCAGGATCTGCAGATCGCCCGTGATGACTGCGCGGAAACCGAAGGGGTTCTGGCCTGGTCGAAGTATTTCATTCGCGGCGGAACCCAGCAGATCTGGGCGCGTGCTTTCATCGATCTGACCATCAAAGCCCCGATGGAACGCGGCTGGGTTGATACCACCCAGGGTACGAGCGGCTTGATCCTCGGCAATCGCAACTTCTTTGCTGAGGTGGGGAATTTCTGGGGCGGCAAGGAAGTCGTCTGGGTCGGAAATCGCAGCTATGATTACGAGGATCTTTGGATCCTTGATCTTCGCATTCTTGATCAGCATGGACCGGGCCTGGGGCTGAGCAACCTTGATCTCGGACTTGGTTACCTTGGAACAGCTTTTTTCCGCGTCAATTCCAAAAACGGTGGTCCTTCCCAGGATACCATCGACATCCGCTGGGACCGCGTGCCCCTCTTCGGTGGAACATTGAAGGTCGCGCTGCTGCAGACCCGCACGCTCAGCACCGATAGCAAAACCGGAGCGAAGAAATTCGCACCGATGACAGGAACGCAGCTCGCTCTGATTCATAAGATCGAGGATGAGGACAGCGAAAATAAATTCTTCGTCCAGGCCGGGCGCGGTCTTTTCGGTGGCAATGACCTTGTGCCCTTCGATCAGGGACGCGGCGCGGAATTCAACAATACCGGCGAGGAACGCGATCCCGCCTGGCTTGATTCCACGCTGCATAGCGAGGAGCGTGAGGCGATCAAACGCTCGCAGGCCTTCCGCGTCGGGGATCAGTATCTTCTTTATCCGGAGTTCGTTCCCTTCTCGCTTCAGGCGGCCCTGCTTTATGAAAAGGTCGAGTTCGGAGGCCTTCATTACGTGGATGAAGGCCTCATCTATGATCGTCCGCCGATGGAAACGCGGGCGTGGATGCTGCGCCCTATCTGGGATATCACTGCGCGTCAGAGCCTCGCCCTGAGCCACGGCGCGGTGCTTATGGAAAATGGTCTGGGCTATCGGCGGCGTCTTCCCGATGGCACGGTCAGCGAAAGCCGAAAGCCCGTCGATCGCAGTCTCCGCCGCAGTGAAATCGCCTATATCGTGCGTCCGCTCGGTTGGGGCGGTGGCACCGAAACCAAATTCTATGCGGCCTTTAACGAATGGAATCCGGAAATCCGCCGCGATGTCACGCGGGGTCCCCTGCAGAATAAAACGCAAGGGTGGACCGGTGGTGTAACCATGAGCCTTTGGTGGTGA
- a CDS encoding ROK family protein, whose protein sequence is MKLGIDLGGTKIEILALDEHGQELLRRRIPTPRGAYKPIVESLRQLVMEAEEELGMQGTVGIGIPGAIDPHNGLVKNSNTTELIGKPLQIDLERLLDRQIRVANDANCFALSEAWDGAGAYASCVFGIILGTGCGGGIVFQRQLIMGVNSIGGEWGHNRLPDPLPYDLPSPYCYCGQRGCIETYVSGTGLARDFAAATGRQANAQKIVELAEKGDPDADAALERLEHRLARSLASVINILDPDVIVAGGGLSNCSRIYQNVPRIWGEYIFSPDVRTRFVPARFGDSSGVRGAAHLNSQGQFSR, encoded by the coding sequence ATGAAACTGGGTATCGATTTGGGTGGAACCAAGATCGAAATCCTGGCCCTCGACGAACACGGCCAGGAATTGCTTCGCCGACGTATCCCTACTCCACGAGGCGCTTACAAGCCAATCGTTGAATCGCTTCGCCAATTGGTGATGGAAGCGGAAGAAGAATTAGGCATGCAAGGCACGGTTGGAATCGGGATCCCCGGCGCAATAGATCCTCATAATGGATTAGTAAAAAACAGTAACACGACAGAACTGATAGGAAAGCCACTTCAGATTGATCTGGAGCGTCTGCTCGATCGACAGATTCGTGTGGCCAATGATGCCAACTGTTTTGCGCTTTCAGAAGCGTGGGACGGTGCCGGTGCTTATGCGTCCTGCGTGTTCGGCATTATCCTGGGAACCGGCTGTGGCGGCGGGATTGTGTTCCAAAGGCAGTTGATTATGGGGGTCAATTCGATCGGCGGGGAATGGGGGCACAATCGCCTTCCGGATCCTTTGCCCTATGATTTGCCAAGTCCCTATTGTTACTGCGGACAACGCGGCTGCATTGAAACGTATGTGTCTGGAACGGGTTTGGCGCGTGATTTTGCAGCGGCAACCGGGCGGCAGGCCAATGCGCAGAAAATCGTCGAGCTTGCCGAGAAAGGCGACCCGGATGCAGATGCCGCGCTTGAAAGACTTGAGCATCGACTCGCCCGCAGTCTGGCGTCGGTAATCAATATCCTCGATCCCGACGTGATTGTGGCCGGCGGCGGTCTTTCCAACTGCAGTCGTATTTATCAGAATGTGCCTCGCATTTGGGGCGAGTATATTTTCAGTCCGGATGTTCGCACTCGTTTCGTGCCAGCCCGCTTCGGTGATTCGAGCGGCGTGCGGGGAGCCGCGCATCTGAATTCTCAAGGGCAGTTCAGTCGATAA
- a CDS encoding extracellular solute-binding protein — MSRLKRVCFGWMLLLLLGVPAATAATDKVLQFWVVGNGIEDSLMYRELARNFEKESGYKVHVTPLSWGNFNQKYLTSMAAALPPDIGVANLGSPMEWGSLGGVVALDKEFPEEIAELKGRFFPGTLPQFTFNGHLYGLPTELVTAVLYYRKDVFERLNLVPPKTWSELQAAIRKLEVNRYHFHFGWTRGEQWALYYQTLPFGFAGVGQTPDGQPALDWLQPAYQKGVAHGLGLWHLHDAIGDGSTDRTIGRFLSDIPDQSLGMMVDGNWVASSIQKIAPEAEARWGVVPWPKADEGQAINVMGGTSYVIFQKSKHKAAAFAWLKYLNSLEAQQFMILERVQREGQAAAFNISPVKAVWDESQTEFWARPEFQDQRKIIDALRGILDTFQSFPYLKGKPDTDQIEARILDRMGTAINRRLTAEADLRGLTRWDYIKWMASEEGADKRNEMNRWISAQLSTEYAQQYPLALQRLNQETARYQNSYGDIVANLDAFEGRRNILDYLKWGALGSMILGLILVFSMPRLRAYRNSYAFIAVPCILSLVFVVVPMLTSLYLSFTEYHSILPLASAKWIGFQHYLSAIDLKDSENVLRSIGKTMIYVSVTVPAGILLALLFAALLNNDLIGQRFWRFLYFSPLITSAVSVSLIFTQLYRESSMGWLNAAFLKLGWITNPILFLKDPQTFLACVMALAIWHGLAFTILLFLAGLQQIPTQLYKAAEIDGAGWWQKFWHVSLPGIRPQLFFALIMGLIGSFQVFEQIYMLGGGSGYAGSKFGPNDAGRTMVPLIYDLGFEQFKMGRASAVAYILFLVILVFTMLQLRVLRQKTAD, encoded by the coding sequence GTGTCACGGCTAAAAAGAGTCTGCTTCGGATGGATGCTGCTCCTGCTCCTGGGAGTACCCGCTGCCACTGCGGCCACGGATAAGGTTTTGCAGTTCTGGGTGGTGGGCAATGGCATCGAAGACTCCCTGATGTATCGGGAGTTGGCGCGGAACTTCGAAAAGGAAAGCGGATATAAGGTCCATGTCACCCCGCTCTCATGGGGAAACTTCAATCAGAAATATCTGACGTCGATGGCGGCTGCGCTGCCGCCTGATATCGGTGTGGCCAACCTGGGATCACCGATGGAATGGGGCTCGCTGGGTGGAGTCGTCGCCCTGGATAAGGAATTTCCCGAGGAGATCGCCGAGCTGAAGGGGAGATTTTTTCCAGGAACTTTGCCGCAGTTTACTTTTAATGGCCATCTTTATGGGCTGCCGACCGAGCTGGTCACCGCCGTCCTTTATTATCGGAAGGATGTCTTCGAACGGCTTAACCTTGTGCCGCCCAAGACCTGGAGCGAACTCCAGGCGGCCATTCGGAAACTCGAAGTGAATCGCTACCACTTTCATTTCGGCTGGACCCGTGGGGAACAATGGGCGCTTTATTACCAGACGCTGCCCTTTGGCTTTGCCGGCGTGGGTCAGACGCCGGATGGTCAGCCAGCCCTGGATTGGCTGCAGCCCGCTTATCAGAAAGGCGTGGCGCATGGACTTGGTCTTTGGCATCTGCATGATGCCATCGGCGATGGTTCGACCGATCGCACGATTGGTCGTTTTCTCTCGGATATTCCAGATCAATCTCTGGGGATGATGGTCGATGGGAACTGGGTGGCCAGCTCGATTCAAAAGATCGCTCCCGAGGCGGAGGCGCGCTGGGGCGTCGTGCCGTGGCCCAAAGCCGATGAGGGGCAGGCCATCAACGTCATGGGCGGCACCTCGTATGTAATTTTTCAGAAATCGAAGCATAAGGCGGCGGCGTTCGCCTGGCTCAAGTATTTGAATTCGCTGGAAGCCCAGCAGTTCATGATCCTCGAACGCGTGCAAAGGGAAGGGCAGGCTGCGGCTTTCAACATTTCGCCGGTCAAGGCCGTTTGGGATGAAAGCCAGACGGAATTTTGGGCAAGGCCGGAATTTCAGGATCAGCGGAAAATCATCGACGCCCTGCGCGGCATACTCGATACCTTCCAATCCTTTCCCTATCTGAAGGGAAAGCCGGATACCGATCAGATCGAAGCGCGGATCCTCGATCGCATGGGGACGGCCATCAACCGTCGTCTGACGGCCGAGGCTGACCTTCGCGGGCTGACGCGCTGGGATTATATCAAGTGGATGGCGTCGGAGGAGGGGGCGGACAAGCGGAACGAGATGAATCGCTGGATCAGCGCGCAGCTGAGCACGGAATACGCGCAGCAGTATCCCCTCGCTCTGCAGCGGCTGAACCAGGAAACCGCCCGCTATCAAAACAGCTACGGGGACATCGTCGCGAACCTCGATGCCTTCGAGGGTCGCCGCAATATCCTCGATTATCTGAAATGGGGCGCGCTGGGGTCGATGATCCTCGGTCTTATCCTTGTCTTCAGCATGCCGCGGCTTCGCGCCTATCGGAATTCCTATGCGTTCATCGCGGTGCCCTGCATCCTCTCCCTGGTCTTCGTCGTGGTGCCCATGCTGACCTCGCTGTATCTTTCGTTCACCGAATACCATTCGATCCTGCCGCTCGCGTCGGCGAAGTGGATCGGTTTTCAGCATTATCTTTCGGCCATTGACCTGAAGGACTCGGAGAACGTCCTCAGGAGCATAGGCAAGACCATGATCTATGTCAGCGTCACGGTGCCCGCGGGCATTCTTCTGGCGCTTCTTTTTGCGGCTCTTTTGAATAACGATCTGATCGGCCAAAGATTCTGGCGTTTCCTTTATTTTTCGCCGCTCATCACCAGTGCGGTCTCGGTCTCGCTGATCTTTACGCAGCTTTACCGCGAATCCTCGATGGGCTGGCTGAATGCCGCGTTCTTAAAGCTCGGTTGGATCACCAACCCCATTCTTTTCCTGAAGGATCCCCAGACCTTCCTGGCCTGCGTGATGGCTCTTGCCATCTGGCACGGGCTGGCCTTTACCATACTTCTCTTTCTGGCGGGACTTCAGCAGATTCCGACTCAGCTCTATAAAGCAGCGGAAATAGATGGGGCCGGCTGGTGGCAAAAATTCTGGCACGTATCCCTGCCGGGAATCAGGCCGCAGCTCTTTTTTGCCTTGATTATGGGGCTGATCGGCAGCTTTCAGGTCTTTGAACAGATCTATATGCTCGGCGGCGGATCGGGTTATGCCGGATCGAAGTTTGGTCCCAATGATGCCGGTCGCACCATGGTGCCTTTGATCTATGACCTTGGTTTTGAACAGTTCAAAATGGGTCGCGCGTCGGCTGTGGCCTATATTCTGTTTCTCGTGATTCTGGTGTTTACAATGCTGCAGCTCAGGGTTCTGAGGCAGAAGACGGCGGACTAG
- a CDS encoding carbohydrate ABC transporter permease: MNVDKELTTQPLTLNWETEGKAWASWTSLRRLKSVRLVWVYIALAISAIVLAMPFYYMLITAFKSTAELAQDEVSLWVAHPTLDPLRRLLDGTAYLHAAWNSFVIALLTTVGNMLLCPLAGYAFAKHRFPGRDRIFFLLLSTMMVPGAVLLVPNFLLARDFGWINSYLPLIVPGLASIFYVFLSRQFISKIPKDLIQAARVDGCSEWRIFFQIILPLCRPLLASIGILSFLGSWNGFIGPMIYLLDEDRYTIPLVISMLQGRFGGQENVQMAGSLLSIVPALILFFIFQKQIVSSFANSGLKE, encoded by the coding sequence ATGAACGTTGATAAAGAACTCACGACGCAGCCTTTGACGCTGAACTGGGAAACCGAGGGCAAGGCCTGGGCGTCCTGGACGAGCCTGCGCCGTTTGAAATCCGTGCGGCTGGTGTGGGTGTATATCGCGCTGGCGATTTCAGCCATAGTCCTGGCGATGCCCTTTTACTACATGCTGATCACGGCCTTTAAATCGACTGCGGAGCTGGCTCAGGATGAAGTGTCCCTTTGGGTGGCGCATCCCACCCTCGATCCTTTGCGGCGACTCCTGGATGGTACCGCTTACCTGCACGCGGCCTGGAACAGTTTTGTGATCGCGCTTCTGACGACGGTCGGCAACATGCTGCTTTGCCCTTTGGCGGGTTATGCTTTCGCCAAGCATCGTTTTCCCGGTCGGGATCGCATTTTTTTCCTGCTCCTCTCGACCATGATGGTGCCGGGTGCGGTTCTGCTCGTGCCGAACTTTCTTCTGGCTCGGGATTTTGGCTGGATCAATAGCTATCTGCCTTTGATCGTGCCCGGGCTCGCGAGCATTTTCTATGTGTTCCTGTCCCGGCAATTCATCAGCAAGATTCCAAAGGACCTGATTCAGGCGGCGCGGGTGGACGGTTGCTCGGAATGGCGAATTTTCTTTCAGATCATTCTGCCCCTCTGCCGCCCGCTCCTTGCATCCATCGGTATTTTAAGCTTTCTGGGATCGTGGAATGGCTTTATCGGTCCCATGATTTATCTTCTGGATGAAGATCGTTACACGATTCCGCTGGTGATTTCCATGCTGCAGGGCCGTTTCGGAGGCCAGGAGAACGTGCAGATGGCCGGATCGCTGCTCTCGATCGTACCGGCTTTGATCCTTTTCTTTATCTTTCAAAAACAGATCGTCAGCAGCTTTGCCAACAGTGGCCTTAAAGAATAA